Genomic DNA from Roseburia intestinalis L1-82:
TAGTATTGCAATGCTTTTTTCGGCGGGAGAAAGCATTGCATCGGGCTTCTATCAGACGGCTTTTCTGATCATATATCTGATCGAGTGGCTGTTTTTAACCATTTTAGTGCCAATGATCCATATTTATATACTGACTGTGCTGATCAATTATTTCTTTGAGGAAGAAAAGTTTGCAAACATGATGGAATTGATTGGAGGACTGATCGGGTGGGCAATCAGATCTGCCGGAATCATTGTACTTGGGCTGAATGTTGTGCAGGGGATCGTTGCACCGGCAAAGGACAGGCTGCTTTATGGGACAGCAGGACGGGCAATGGCAATGATACCCGGAATTGGTAATACAGTGAATGGTGTCAGTGAACTTTTGCTTGGTTCAGGAATTATGATCCGGAACTGTGTTGGGGCAGCCGGGTTGATCGTACTGATTATTTTAGTGGCAGTGCCGATGGTACAGGCAGGCTGTATGGTACTTTTTTATAAAATTGCAGCTGCTGTGGTGGAACCTGTTGCAGATAAGAGAATCGCCGGATGTTTAAAGGGAATGGCACAGGGGGGGATGCTGTACCTGAAATTGATGGGATATTGTGTGATGCTGATTTTTCTGACGATCGCGCTTACGGTTGCTTCCTCCGGGTTTGGCTATTAAGAAAGTGAGAAACGGATGAACGTATTGATCGGGTATATTCAAAAAATTTTTGCCCTTTTTCTGTTGCTTGTGGTTGCAAGACAGCTGATCCCGAATGGAAGATTAAAAAAATATATTTATTTTTTTACGGAACTTGTGCTCATCATTGGTGTCATGCAGCCTTTTTTTTCTTTTTGGGGGGATAATGATGCTTTGCTTGATAAGATCAGGTCTGAAACGTTTACGGAAAATTTAAGTGAGGCTTCAAGAGACATCAGCCGTATGGAGTATTTACGGAATGATTATTACCGCAGAGAATATGAAAATGCGGCAGCGCTGGATGTAAAGGGAACTGCAGAAGGATATTTAGAACAGTTTGGATTTATGGTAAAGCAATCATCGGTGGAACTGACAGAAAATTATGAAGTGAGAAAAATTATACTCACGGTAGCAGAAAAAGAAGCCAGGGACACAGAAGGAATCTTTGTGGAACAGGGAAAAGCGCAGGGCAGCCAGATTGTGCTTGACGAACTGAAGCAGAAACTTGTGCAATATTATGGGGTTAAGGAAGATCGGATACAGATTTCGTATGGTGGTGAAGGATGACGGAGAAAATCAGAGAATTTTTGCAGCAGAAAAGGTGGCTCCAGTTAAAAAAAACGGACTGGATCGCAGTTGCTCTTGTTGGGGTGCTTCTTCTTGTGGCGGCAATGCCTTCCGGTGGATATGGAAAGTATTTAGCAGAAAGCAAAAAGAAAGGTACAGCACAGGAGAAGACGGAACAGAAATACGAAAAAGAGGACTATGCGGAGTATTTAGAGCATAAATTAGAACAGGTGTTAGGACAGATGGAAGGAGTGGGGAAAGTTTCTGTCATGGTCACGGTGGCAGATCAGGGGGAAGATATCATAGAAAAGGATAAGACAGAGCATACATCAACAGTCACTAATACGGACAGCGGGAGTATGGAGATGACGACGGAAAAGGACAGCGGGGAGGAGACGGTATATGAGGAGAGCGGCGGCGAAAAAGCTCCGTATGTCAGCAAAGAAATACTTCCGGAGATCGAGGGGGTGCTTGTGGTGGCAGAGGGGGGAGACAGCCCACGGATCGTTTCTGATATTTCAGATGCCGTAAAGGCATTATTTCAGGTGGAAGCACATAGAATTAAGGTAGTAAAGATGAGTTCGAAGGAGGATGGAACGTGAAAAAGATATTTCAGAAAAACCAGCTGATTATTACAGCACTCGCTTTGATGATTGCGGTGGCGGGATATTTCAGTTACATGAACAATCACATTGATGACGGTACGGCAGCGGAGACGGCGGCAAATGCAGGTACAGATGCACTGAAGGAGGAGTATGAGATCTCCGATGAAGATCCGCTGGCGGCGGAGAATATTTTTACAGATGAGGGAACCGGGGAAGAACTTGCAATTGTGGATGGGACGGAGACTGCGGATGCAGGAACCGGCGAAGATACATACGATGCGGCAGATGCAGCTGTGACGGACGGTCAGGATGTTGCAGAAAATGCGGCAGATGGACAGAATGCGGTGGCAGATGTGAGCGCAGATGCAGCGGATGTGGCAGACATGACGTCCCAGGATGCAGAGGAGATTGAAAATCCCGGGGAGGCGGTTCTCACAAGTACCGGCACTGCAAATCTCGACTATGCAGCAAGAATGAAATTAAACCGCGAACAGATCCGGTCTAAAAATAAAGAGGCGTTATTAGAGATCGTAAACAATACATCCGTTGCAGATAACTTAAAGCAGGATGCCGTGAACAAGATGGTGGCAATGACAGATATCGCGGAGCGAGAAGCCGCAGCAGAAATGCTCTTAGAGGCAAAAGGATTTTCAGATGTCGTGGTCAGCATTACCGATGATAACTGTGATGTCGTACTGAATATGGGAGAAGTGACTGATGCAAAAAGAGCACAGGTGGAGGATATTGTGAAGCGAAAAACCAATATTTCCGCAGATAAGATCGTGATCACACCGATCGTGGTAACAGACGCCGAGTAGGGCGTCTGTTTTTCCTTCCCCTTTTTGCCAGTTTAATTTTGACAAGGAAAAAGTTCTTTAAGGTGATTTCAATTCTTTTATCAGGTCGAAAAAAAGTTTTTTCTGAGAGGCTGTCAGTGTTACCCAATTATCAAAAAATTCTTTTTGTTCTGAAGTTAATTCCACAAGGTTATTTTCTTCTTGAAAAAATTGCGACAGCGTAATACCAAATGCCTGGCAGATTGTCTCAAGTGTGCTGATGGATGGAACTGTGTTTCGTCTGCGCATATTTGCAATCGTTGAAGTAGAAAGTCCGGATTCCGCGGAAAGGCGATAGTCACTCCAGCCACGTTCTTTGAGTAGATGGTCTATTTTCTTGATTACGTCGATAAAATCACCCCCATATGTGTTTATTTTAATGTTCGACAGAATATGAAAATAGCATTCAGACGTAATATTTATATTGCTCATATGAATACCAAGGAGTATAATGGACATAAGAAAGGAGGAGTCAGGGAAACAAATGGGAAAAATTGAGACATTAAGTGATTATATCGGAAGATGTGATGACAACATGATCGATGATGAAGAAAAGTACAATTTTATTGAGGAGGTGAGAAGTGTTTACGGAGAGGAGATCAAAGGTTTTGAAACAGGATTGTCTGCTTATTGTGTGAGTGCGGTGAATACTTCGGATTACATTGATTTCGATGAGGATATTTGTAAGGTAAAGGCTAAATTGATCAATTACAAAGATAATTTACAGATGGCGCAAAAAGAGCGTGCGGAAGCATTGAAACCGCAGCAGACATCTATTCAGATTATGAACCATATGGAAAACAACCAGATCGTTGATATCGGTATACTTACAGGTAATATGCTTACAGCAGCAGAACAGTTACTGAATGTAGGACTGACGGAAGAAGAATGCCATAAAATAAAGGAAATCCTGTCCGAACTGAAAAAAGAAACAGACAAAAAAGAAACAAAGCAGGCGAAAAAGATTCTTTATGAACTGGTAAAATTTTTGACAGATAAAGGGGTAGATGTGTTGATTGCATTGATACCTTATCTGGGAAGTATGGCAAAGAAAATAATTTCCTGAAACAGTATTTATGTTATGGGAAAAATGAAATGAACGAGGAGAAAAAGGAATGATTAAAAAAAGATTATTGGCAGGATTATTGGCGGTTACCCTGATATGGGGATGTACAGGCAGCGCAGCAACAGTCAATGCTGCAACGGACGATACCGCAGCATATCAGTTACAGGAAAGCACAGATGGTAAAGTGATAGTAAATGCGGATGGAATGGCTGTCTTAGAAGAAAACGCTGGAGATGTAACGGATATTGATGTGGCAGATGATGTGAAGACGGCAAAAGCAGATAAAAATGGTTTTGTGATAGAAAAAGGCGTGTTGAAAAAATATACTGGTTCGGGAGGAGATATTACGATACCGGATGGGGTGAAAAGCATAGAAAACTATGCATTCGGGAATAGTCCCAGTGTAACGAGTGTGACAATTCCGAAAAGTTTAGAGAGTATGGATGGAAATGTATTTTCATTCTGTATGAAACTGAAAGAGATAAAAGTATCGAAAAATAATCAATATTTTTCCTCAAAGAATGGAATATTGTATGATAAAAAGAAAAAAGTACTGTTGCAGTGTCCGCGAGAAATGGAAGGAGATATTATAATCCCTAAAACAGTGGTGAAGATAGGTGATGAAGCTTTTTGGAATTGCTATTATTTGACAAGCATATCGATTCCGGAAAGTGTAACCAGTATAGGAAAGTACGCATTTCATTTTTGCCTTAGATTATTAAATGCGACAATTCCTAAAAATGTAAAAAGTATAGGTGTAGGGGCATTTGCGGGGGAGGCAAGCATGTCAGATATACAAGTATCTGAAGATAATAAATATTTTACATCGGAGAATGGAATATTATACGATAAAAAAAAGAAAGTTTTGATACAGTGTCCTAGAGCAAAAAGTGGAGAAATTAAAATACCTGAAAGTGTAACAAACATAGGTGAAGAAGCGTTTGAATATTGTCAGAATGTAACGAGTATAATAATCCCTGAAAGTGTAACAAACATAGGAAGAGTAGCATTTAAATCTTGTGAAAACCTAACAAGTGTAATAATTCCGCAAGGAGTTACACAAATAGAGGAATCTACTTTTTCAGGGTGCAGTAGTCTGTCTAATGTGACAATTCCAAAAGGAGTGACGAGTATAAGTAACTCTGCATTTTATAGTTGTACAAGTTTAAAAAACATTACAATTCCTGAAACTGTCACAAGCATAGATAAAAGTGCATTTGACACCAGTGTTGATCTGACTATTTTTTGTTACAAAGATTCCGCCGCAGAAAAATATGCAAAAACATATAAATTTAAGTATCAGTATCTTACAGACGAGTCAGATTCTTCGATCGATACAGAAAATAA
This window encodes:
- a CDS encoding stage III sporulation protein AE codes for the protein MKKWGVCVICILLLCVIETVPVFASEKNTQDYLGNMTEELDFSKLDHFMRQDAEDSGITFSELVKELLYQEKPGALYQQIGPWLMGQLCESVCENRKILVEVVLLAVCFSVLKNFAGAFASSYVSDLCFILVFCVLAVLMLQSFLTFREIVCGVLEKSVDFFQIFIPTFSIAMLFSAGESIASGFYQTAFLIIYLIEWLFLTILVPMIHIYILTVLINYFFEEEKFANMMELIGGLIGWAIRSAGIIVLGLNVVQGIVAPAKDRLLYGTAGRAMAMIPGIGNTVNGVSELLLGSGIMIRNCVGAAGLIVLIILVAVPMVQAGCMVLFYKIAAAVVEPVADKRIAGCLKGMAQGGMLYLKLMGYCVMLIFLTIALTVASSGFGY
- a CDS encoding helix-turn-helix domain-containing protein, which encodes MSNINITSECYFHILSNIKINTYGGDFIDVIKKIDHLLKERGWSDYRLSAESGLSTSTIANMRRRNTVPSISTLETICQAFGITLSQFFQEENNLVELTSEQKEFFDNWVTLTASQKKLFFDLIKELKSP
- a CDS encoding SpoIIIAH-like family protein, producing the protein MKKIFQKNQLIITALALMIAVAGYFSYMNNHIDDGTAAETAANAGTDALKEEYEISDEDPLAAENIFTDEGTGEELAIVDGTETADAGTGEDTYDAADAAVTDGQDVAENAADGQNAVADVSADAADVADMTSQDAEEIENPGEAVLTSTGTANLDYAARMKLNREQIRSKNKEALLEIVNNTSVADNLKQDAVNKMVAMTDIAEREAAAEMLLEAKGFSDVVVSITDDNCDVVLNMGEVTDAKRAQVEDIVKRKTNISADKIVITPIVVTDAE
- a CDS encoding leucine-rich repeat domain-containing protein, encoding MIKKRLLAGLLAVTLIWGCTGSAATVNAATDDTAAYQLQESTDGKVIVNADGMAVLEENAGDVTDIDVADDVKTAKADKNGFVIEKGVLKKYTGSGGDITIPDGVKSIENYAFGNSPSVTSVTIPKSLESMDGNVFSFCMKLKEIKVSKNNQYFSSKNGILYDKKKKVLLQCPREMEGDIIIPKTVVKIGDEAFWNCYYLTSISIPESVTSIGKYAFHFCLRLLNATIPKNVKSIGVGAFAGEASMSDIQVSEDNKYFTSENGILYDKKKKVLIQCPRAKSGEIKIPESVTNIGEEAFEYCQNVTSIIIPESVTNIGRVAFKSCENLTSVIIPQGVTQIEESTFSGCSSLSNVTIPKGVTSISNSAFYSCTSLKNITIPETVTSIDKSAFDTSVDLTIFCYKDSAAEKYAKTYKFKYQYLTDESDSSIDTENNQKLPAVGKTVTSGKNSYKVTKQGTAVAFVKTKSKSKTITIPATIKIGNTTYKVTSIAANALKGNKKLTKVTIGKNVTSIGKGAFQNCTALTKITVPDKVTSIGDLAFSGCKKMTTVTLGKGVKKIGKETFKGNSKLSSITIKSTALKSVGKDAWKGIQSNAKIKVPAKKLSAYKKLLKNKGQGKKVKITK
- a CDS encoding stage III sporulation protein AF; amino-acid sequence: MNVLIGYIQKIFALFLLLVVARQLIPNGRLKKYIYFFTELVLIIGVMQPFFSFWGDNDALLDKIRSETFTENLSEASRDISRMEYLRNDYYRREYENAAALDVKGTAEGYLEQFGFMVKQSSVELTENYEVRKIILTVAEKEARDTEGIFVEQGKAQGSQIVLDELKQKLVQYYGVKEDRIQISYGGEG